One segment of Burkholderia multivorans ATCC BAA-247 DNA contains the following:
- a CDS encoding CysB family HTH-type transcriptional regulator — translation MNLHQFRFVREAVRQNFNLTEAAKALYTSQPGVSKAIIELEDELGVEIFTRHGKRVRSLTEPGRIILASVERILQEVESLKRVGKDYAAQDQGNLTIAATHTQARYSLPAAIAEFKKRFPKVHLSILQGSPTQVAEMVIHDQADLAVATEAIADYKELVSLPCFQWHHAAVVPPDHPLLERKPVTLDDLAQYPLITYDDAFAGRKKINHAFALRGLSPDIVLEAIDADVIKTYVELGLGVGIMADIAFNPERDRNLRLIPVGHLFGSNVTRVALKQGAYLRSYVYTLVELLSPTLNRKLIEQALKGESESYEL, via the coding sequence ATGAACCTGCACCAATTTCGCTTCGTGCGCGAGGCCGTCCGGCAGAATTTCAACCTCACCGAGGCCGCCAAGGCGCTGTACACGTCGCAGCCGGGGGTCTCGAAGGCGATCATCGAGCTGGAAGACGAACTGGGCGTCGAGATCTTCACGCGCCACGGCAAGCGCGTGCGCTCGCTGACCGAGCCGGGCCGCATCATCCTCGCGTCGGTCGAGCGGATTCTGCAGGAAGTCGAAAGCCTTAAAAGGGTCGGAAAAGATTATGCCGCGCAGGATCAGGGCAACCTGACGATCGCGGCAACGCACACGCAGGCGCGCTATTCGCTGCCGGCCGCGATCGCCGAGTTCAAGAAGCGCTTCCCGAAGGTGCATCTGTCGATCCTGCAGGGCAGCCCGACGCAGGTCGCCGAGATGGTGATCCACGACCAGGCCGATCTCGCGGTCGCGACCGAGGCGATCGCCGACTACAAGGAGCTCGTGTCGCTGCCCTGCTTTCAGTGGCATCACGCGGCCGTCGTGCCGCCCGATCACCCGCTGCTCGAACGCAAGCCGGTCACGCTCGACGATCTCGCGCAGTATCCGCTGATCACGTACGACGACGCGTTCGCGGGCCGCAAGAAGATCAATCACGCGTTCGCGCTGCGCGGGCTGTCGCCGGACATCGTGCTCGAGGCGATCGACGCGGACGTGATCAAGACCTATGTCGAGCTCGGCCTCGGCGTGGGGATCATGGCCGACATCGCTTTCAATCCCGAGCGCGACCGCAACCTGCGGCTGATCCCGGTCGGCCATCTGTTCGGCAGCAACGTGACGCGCGTCGCGCTGAAACAGGGTGCGTATCTGCGCAGCTATGTGTATACGCTCGTCGAACTGCTGTCGCCGACGCTGAACCGCAAGCTGATCGAGCAGGCGCTCAAGGGCGAATCCGAATCGTACGAGCTTTGA
- a CDS encoding ABC transporter substrate-binding protein codes for MTLSALLRRAAGAALVLACATAHADLKVGVDLSSTGPAAAIGITSKNAILMWPKTIAGQPLQVTVLDDASDPGAAVRNIRKLVDEDHVDVVVGPNITPAALAALDAVAAGQTPMITLVGSGAIVEPQEGARTWAFKMAQSDRAMADVMTRYMANHGVKTVGFIGFADSYGDSWLNEFTRFAELRKIRVVATERFNRTDASVTGQALKLIAAKPDAILIAGSGTPAVLPQRTLIERGYKGPIYQTHGIATPEFIKLGGKDVDGTLFPTQPVVVARTLPADHPARKAALAFVDAYEAKYGTGTVTQFAGDAAGVYPRLADAVGRAVKLAQPGTPAFRAALRRELERAHELVVPNGVVNTSDKDHVGLDQRASVMGIVRHGQFVYLSQ; via the coding sequence ATGACGCTTTCCGCCCTGCTGCGCCGCGCCGCCGGCGCCGCCCTCGTGCTCGCGTGCGCGACCGCGCATGCCGACCTGAAGGTCGGCGTCGACCTGTCGTCGACCGGCCCCGCCGCCGCGATCGGCATCACGAGCAAGAACGCGATCCTGATGTGGCCGAAGACGATCGCGGGGCAGCCGCTGCAGGTGACGGTGCTCGACGACGCGTCCGACCCGGGCGCCGCGGTGCGCAATATCCGCAAGCTCGTCGACGAGGATCACGTCGACGTCGTGGTCGGGCCGAACATCACGCCGGCCGCCCTCGCGGCGCTCGACGCGGTCGCGGCCGGGCAGACGCCGATGATCACGCTGGTCGGCTCGGGCGCGATCGTCGAGCCGCAGGAAGGCGCGCGCACCTGGGCGTTCAAGATGGCGCAGAGCGACCGCGCGATGGCCGACGTGATGACGCGCTACATGGCGAACCACGGCGTGAAGACGGTCGGCTTCATCGGCTTCGCGGACAGCTACGGCGACAGCTGGCTCAACGAGTTCACGCGCTTCGCCGAGCTGCGCAAGATCCGCGTGGTCGCGACCGAGCGCTTCAACCGCACCGACGCGAGCGTGACCGGCCAGGCGCTGAAGCTGATCGCGGCGAAACCGGACGCGATCCTGATTGCGGGCTCGGGCACGCCGGCCGTGCTGCCGCAGCGCACGCTGATCGAGCGAGGCTACAAGGGGCCGATCTACCAGACGCACGGGATCGCGACGCCGGAGTTCATCAAGCTCGGCGGCAAGGACGTCGACGGCACGCTGTTTCCGACGCAGCCGGTCGTCGTCGCGCGCACGCTGCCGGCCGACCATCCGGCGCGTAAGGCCGCGCTCGCATTCGTCGACGCGTACGAGGCGAAGTACGGCACCGGCACGGTCACGCAGTTCGCGGGCGATGCGGCCGGCGTCTATCCACGGCTCGCCGATGCGGTCGGGCGCGCGGTGAAGCTCGCGCAGCCCGGCACGCCCGCCTTCCGGGCTGCGCTGCGGCGCGAGCTCGAGCGCGCGCACGAGCTCGTCGTGCCGAACGGCGTCGTGAATACGAGCGACAAGGACCACGTAGGACTCGACCAGCGCGCGAGCGTGATGGGGATCGTCAGGCACGGGCAGTTCGTCTATCTGAGCCAGTGA
- a CDS encoding LysR family transcriptional regulator, whose protein sequence is MRFDSRLLSGIGVLSAVIEAGSFARAGEAIGLTQPAVSRAVARLEERIGIRIFNRTARAITLTDEGRRFYEAVAPLLAGIEDAALDAGRAKEKVRGRLRVNVDGTFGHYVLAPKLAAFLERFPDLSVEISVRDRMGDLVADGFDVAVRFGVPEPSSYRARLLLETRVLTCASPAYVARHGEPRHPRDLADGHRCVLIRDPVTGRPFEWEFHRGGEVVPFAAAGRLMVNDTGSLLGACLGGAGVAQLLELYARDIVSEGRLTLLLPDWTDETFPLYAYYHASNLVSAKVRVFLDFVRELTN, encoded by the coding sequence ATGCGATTCGACAGCAGGCTTTTGAGCGGAATCGGCGTGCTGTCGGCCGTGATCGAGGCCGGCAGCTTCGCGCGCGCGGGCGAAGCGATCGGCCTGACGCAGCCGGCGGTGAGCCGCGCGGTGGCGCGGCTCGAGGAGCGGATCGGGATCCGGATCTTCAACCGCACCGCGCGCGCGATCACGCTGACCGACGAAGGGCGACGCTTTTACGAAGCGGTCGCGCCGCTGCTGGCCGGCATCGAAGATGCCGCGCTCGACGCCGGCCGCGCGAAGGAGAAGGTGAGGGGGCGGCTGCGCGTGAACGTCGACGGCACCTTCGGCCACTACGTGCTCGCGCCGAAGCTGGCCGCGTTCCTCGAGCGCTTTCCGGATCTGTCCGTCGAGATCAGCGTGCGCGACCGGATGGGCGACCTCGTCGCCGACGGTTTCGACGTCGCGGTGCGCTTCGGCGTGCCGGAGCCGTCGTCGTACCGCGCACGGCTGCTGCTCGAGACGCGCGTGCTGACCTGCGCGTCGCCTGCGTACGTCGCTCGCCACGGCGAACCGCGGCATCCGCGCGACCTCGCGGATGGCCATCGCTGCGTGCTGATCCGCGATCCGGTCACGGGGCGGCCGTTCGAATGGGAATTCCATCGCGGCGGCGAGGTGGTGCCGTTCGCGGCGGCCGGCCGGCTGATGGTCAACGATACCGGTTCGCTGCTCGGTGCGTGTCTCGGCGGGGCGGGCGTCGCGCAGCTGCTCGAGCTGTACGCGCGCGACATCGTGTCGGAAGGGCGGCTGACGCTGCTGCTGCCGGACTGGACCGACGAGACCTTTCCGCTCTACGCGTACTACCACGCGTCGAACCTCGTGTCGGCGAAGGTGCGCGTGTTTCTCGATTTCGTCCGCGAGCTGACGAACTGA
- a CDS encoding SDR family oxidoreductase — MNTSDQVAVVTGSSRGIGAEIARRLAADGFKVVVNYAGNGDAAREVVDAIAAAGGQALAVQADVADANAVAALFDAATRAFGGIDVVVNSAGVMKLAPIADFDDATFDETIAINLKGTFNVCREAAKRVRDGGRIVNLSTSVIGTRLPTYGVYVASKAAVESLTQVLAQEMRGRAIRVNAVAPGPVATELFLRGKGPEQIERLAKMNPLERIGQPGDIAGVVAFLAGPDGAWINGQILRANGGMC; from the coding sequence ATGAACACATCGGACCAGGTCGCCGTCGTCACGGGCTCGTCGCGCGGAATCGGCGCGGAAATCGCGCGCCGTCTCGCGGCCGACGGATTCAAGGTCGTCGTCAACTACGCGGGCAACGGCGACGCCGCACGCGAGGTGGTCGACGCGATCGCGGCGGCCGGCGGCCAGGCGCTCGCCGTGCAGGCCGACGTCGCGGACGCGAACGCGGTTGCCGCACTGTTCGACGCAGCGACGCGCGCGTTCGGCGGGATCGACGTCGTCGTCAACAGCGCCGGCGTGATGAAGCTCGCGCCGATCGCCGACTTCGACGACGCCACATTCGACGAGACGATCGCGATCAACCTGAAAGGCACGTTCAACGTATGCCGCGAGGCGGCGAAGCGCGTGCGCGACGGCGGCCGCATCGTGAATCTGTCGACGAGCGTGATCGGCACGCGCCTGCCGACCTACGGCGTCTACGTCGCGAGCAAGGCGGCCGTCGAAAGCCTCACGCAGGTGCTCGCGCAGGAGATGCGCGGGCGCGCGATTCGCGTGAACGCCGTCGCGCCGGGGCCGGTCGCGACCGAGCTGTTCCTGCGCGGCAAAGGCCCGGAGCAGATCGAGCGGCTCGCCAAGATGAATCCGCTCGAACGGATCGGCCAGCCCGGCGACATCGCGGGCGTCGTCGCCTTCCTCGCCGGCCCGGACGGTGCGTGGATCAACGGTCAGATCCTGCGCGCGAACGGCGGGATGTGCTGA
- a CDS encoding alpha/beta fold hydrolase: MTAYAHATTASLDIAYLEWNPRGQRAAVLLHGWPDSAVGWTPVAEALAARGYRVLAPALRGFAPTRFRDASVPRSGQLAALGRDVLEFADALGIERPVLVGHDWGARAAANACGLRDGAASHLVMLSVGYGTNDPHQPLSLQQARNYWYHWFLATARGEQALRDDRRAFARLMWDTWSPPGWYRPDEFDAAAVAFDGPDWIDVVLHSYRHRWGFVPGTPSYADDDARLNPAPVLSVPTLVLHGGADTCNHPDSSAGRERFFSSRYERQLLDGVGHFPQREAPAAVGDAILAFCAQR; this comes from the coding sequence ATGACTGCCTACGCCCATGCGACCACTGCGTCGCTCGACATCGCCTATCTCGAATGGAATCCGCGCGGCCAACGTGCGGCCGTGCTGCTGCATGGCTGGCCGGACAGCGCCGTCGGCTGGACGCCGGTCGCCGAAGCGCTCGCCGCGCGCGGCTATCGCGTGCTCGCGCCCGCACTGCGCGGTTTTGCGCCGACGCGGTTTCGCGATGCGTCGGTGCCGCGCAGCGGGCAGCTCGCCGCGCTCGGCCGCGACGTGCTCGAGTTCGCCGATGCGCTCGGTATCGAGCGGCCGGTGCTGGTCGGGCACGACTGGGGCGCGCGGGCGGCCGCCAACGCGTGCGGGCTGCGCGACGGCGCCGCCTCGCATCTCGTGATGCTGTCGGTTGGATACGGTACCAACGATCCGCACCAGCCGCTGTCGCTGCAGCAGGCGCGCAACTACTGGTACCACTGGTTCCTCGCGACGGCCCGCGGCGAGCAGGCGCTGCGCGACGATCGCCGCGCGTTCGCGCGCCTGATGTGGGATACGTGGTCGCCGCCCGGCTGGTATCGGCCCGACGAGTTCGACGCGGCCGCCGTCGCATTCGACGGACCGGACTGGATCGACGTCGTGCTGCACTCGTACCGGCATCGCTGGGGCTTCGTGCCCGGCACGCCGTCCTATGCGGACGACGACGCGCGGCTGAATCCGGCGCCCGTGCTGTCGGTGCCGACGCTCGTTCTGCATGGCGGCGCGGATACGTGCAATCACCCGGACAGCTCGGCGGGGCGCGAGCGGTTCTTCAGCAGTCGCTACGAGCGGCAGCTGCTCGACGGCGTCGGGCATTTTCCGCAGCGCGAGGCGCCCGCGGCCGTCGGGGATGCGATCCTCGCGTTCTGCGCGCAGCGTTGA